A single region of the Pontibacter kalidii genome encodes:
- the mnmG gene encoding tRNA uridine-5-carboxymethylaminomethyl(34) synthesis enzyme MnmG has product MFPEYDIIVVGAGHAGCEAAAAAAKMGSKVLLATMNMNTIAQMSCNPAMGGVAKGQIVREVDALGGMSGIITDQTMIQFRMLNKSKGPAMWSPRAQSDRMRFAEAWRLSLEQTENVDFWQEMVTGIEVEDGRAVGVRTSLGITIRGKAVVLTNGTFLNGIIHIGEKQMGGGRSAEKAAKGITEQLKELGFEAGRMKTGTPPRVDGRSLDYSKMEEQFGDENPSKFSYTDTQPLSKQRSCYITYTNPEVHEILKTGFEKSPMFQGRIQGLGPRYCPSIEDKINRFADRNRHQIFVEPEGWNTVEVYVNGFSSSLPEHVQYEALRKIEGFENAKMFRPGYAIEYDFFPPTQLNLTLETKLVQNLYFAGQINGTTGYEEAACQGLMAAINAHNKINEKEPFILKRSEAYIGVLIDDLVNKGTDEPYRMFTSRAEHRILLRQDNADIRLTKMGYELGLADESRMNAVEKKITETAEIIAYLNNKPIEPGDINRLLEELGSAPIAEKQRAGQLIKRPNVEIEDIARAVPAVAEYLSKFKPDSVEQAGIQVKYETYIEKEYAMAAKMGELENYNIKGKINYRDIPALSKEAKEKLLKVEPETIGQASRISGVSPADISVLMVYLGK; this is encoded by the coding sequence ATGTTTCCAGAATACGATATTATAGTTGTTGGCGCTGGGCACGCAGGCTGTGAAGCCGCGGCGGCTGCAGCGAAGATGGGTTCGAAGGTGCTGCTGGCAACCATGAACATGAACACGATCGCGCAGATGTCGTGCAACCCGGCTATGGGTGGCGTGGCCAAAGGGCAGATCGTGCGGGAAGTGGATGCGCTCGGCGGCATGAGCGGCATCATCACCGACCAGACCATGATCCAGTTCCGCATGCTCAACAAGTCGAAAGGACCGGCCATGTGGAGCCCACGTGCACAAAGCGACCGTATGCGTTTCGCTGAGGCTTGGCGCCTAAGCCTGGAACAGACAGAGAACGTAGACTTCTGGCAGGAGATGGTGACAGGGATCGAAGTAGAGGATGGACGGGCGGTAGGCGTGCGTACTAGTCTGGGGATAACCATACGCGGAAAGGCCGTTGTCTTAACGAACGGCACGTTTTTAAATGGCATTATCCACATTGGCGAAAAGCAAATGGGGGGAGGCCGCTCAGCAGAAAAAGCAGCAAAGGGTATCACGGAGCAGCTGAAAGAATTAGGCTTTGAGGCTGGCCGCATGAAGACCGGAACACCGCCACGGGTAGATGGGCGCTCGCTCGACTACAGCAAAATGGAGGAGCAGTTCGGAGACGAAAACCCAAGCAAGTTCTCTTACACCGATACGCAGCCACTGTCCAAGCAACGCAGCTGCTACATCACCTATACTAACCCGGAGGTGCACGAGATCCTGAAGACCGGCTTTGAGAAATCGCCGATGTTCCAGGGACGCATCCAGGGTCTGGGCCCGCGCTACTGCCCCAGTATAGAAGACAAGATCAACCGCTTTGCCGACCGTAACCGCCATCAAATCTTTGTAGAGCCGGAAGGGTGGAACACCGTGGAAGTTTACGTGAACGGATTCTCCAGCTCCTTGCCGGAGCACGTGCAGTATGAGGCATTGCGCAAGATAGAAGGGTTTGAAAACGCAAAGATGTTCCGCCCGGGCTACGCCATCGAGTACGACTTCTTCCCGCCCACACAACTGAACCTGACACTGGAGACAAAGCTGGTGCAGAACCTTTACTTTGCCGGCCAGATAAACGGTACGACAGGTTATGAAGAAGCCGCCTGCCAGGGATTGATGGCTGCCATAAATGCGCACAACAAGATAAACGAAAAAGAACCGTTTATACTGAAGAGATCCGAGGCTTATATTGGCGTGCTAATAGATGACCTGGTGAACAAAGGCACAGACGAACCGTACCGCATGTTCACCTCGCGTGCCGAGCACCGCATCCTGCTGCGCCAGGACAATGCCGATATCCGCCTGACGAAGATGGGATATGAGCTGGGACTGGCAGACGAAAGCCGCATGAACGCTGTGGAAAAGAAGATCACGGAAACAGCCGAAATCATCGCCTATTTGAATAACAAGCCAATTGAGCCCGGAGATATCAACAGGCTGCTGGAGGAACTGGGCTCTGCGCCGATAGCAGAGAAGCAGCGCGCCGGCCAGCTCATCAAGCGCCCGAATGTGGAGATAGAGGACATCGCCAGAGCAGTTCCCGCCGTAGCCGAATACCTGAGCAAGTTTAAGCCCGACAGCGTGGAGCAGGCAGGCATTCAGGTGAAGTATGAAACCTACATCGAGAAAGAATACGCGATGGCCGCCAAAATGGGAGAGCTTGAAAACTATAATATCAAAGGCAAAATAAACTACCGCGACATACCTGCGTTATCTAAAGAAGCAAAGGAGAAACTACTGAAAGTGGAGCCGGAAACCATAGGCCAGGCCTCCCGGATCAGTGGCGTGTCGCCGGCTGACATATCGGTGTTAATGGTATACCTGGGAAAATAA
- a CDS encoding class I SAM-dependent methyltransferase, which produces MSYERLEQCPICGKEAFKNFLVVNDNAVSKESFVIVECENCSFKFTNPRPDAQSIGQYYESDDYISHSDTTSGIINTAYHVVRSITTKQKVELINRFAPVKGSILDYGCGTGVFLSACKKDGWEIRGIEPNAKARKKASDQTGEIIAETLEDIEGEKYEVITLWHVLEHIHALNETMEQLLEHLQEDGTLIIAVPNADSHDAQEYKENWAAYDVPRHLYHFTQPTMKRFLKKHRMKLEEVLPMKFDAYYVSMLSEKQKQGKTKMLTSVMNGYRSNSYAEKNGNDYSSLIFIAKRK; this is translated from the coding sequence ATGAGCTACGAAAGACTGGAGCAATGCCCGATCTGCGGCAAGGAAGCCTTTAAAAACTTTTTAGTAGTAAACGACAACGCTGTATCGAAAGAAAGCTTTGTGATTGTGGAGTGCGAGAACTGCTCGTTCAAATTCACAAACCCGAGGCCCGACGCGCAGAGCATAGGCCAGTACTATGAGTCAGATGATTACATCTCGCACTCTGACACCACATCCGGGATTATCAACACGGCATATCATGTAGTGCGCTCTATTACGACCAAGCAGAAGGTAGAGCTTATCAACAGGTTTGCTCCGGTAAAAGGAAGCATACTGGACTATGGCTGCGGCACCGGGGTGTTTCTGAGCGCCTGCAAAAAGGATGGCTGGGAGATCAGAGGTATAGAGCCAAATGCCAAAGCGCGCAAGAAGGCCTCCGATCAAACCGGGGAGATCATAGCCGAAACTCTGGAAGATATAGAAGGGGAAAAATATGAGGTGATCACGCTGTGGCATGTGCTGGAGCATATCCATGCGCTGAACGAGACAATGGAGCAGTTGCTGGAGCACCTGCAGGAAGATGGAACCCTGATCATAGCCGTACCGAACGCGGACTCACATGACGCGCAGGAGTACAAAGAGAACTGGGCTGCCTACGACGTGCCGCGCCACCTCTACCACTTTACGCAGCCCACCATGAAGCGCTTCCTGAAAAAGCATAGAATGAAGCTGGAGGAGGTGCTACCCATGAAGTTCGACGCCTATTACGTGAGCATGCTAAGTGAAAAGCAAAAGCAAGGCAAAACGAAGATGCTGACAAGCGTGATGAATGGGTACCGCTCCAACAGCTATGCCGAGAAAAACGGCAACGATTACTCAAGTCTGATTTTTATAGCAAAAAGAAAATAA
- a CDS encoding Ig-like domain-containing domain yields the protein MKLLRAFIAAAMATGMAACATQSPPEGGPRDQTPPKLVSSNPKDQQLNVDTRTITLEFDEEVQQNTLNKELLITPNVNNPYKVIPNRNVLTLEFEKPLEDSTTYTFNFREGITDITEKNKAQGLRLSFSTGSYIDSSRVSGTVVDLMKQTPEKEALVLLYQAGDTMSVRKNRPYYLTSADAQGNFIMENVKEGSYRMYALIDKNSNSYYDSEEERIAYLAQPITITPNTDTVKLQTVRIDTKKPILLSRGRFNDRFVAGYNEGIQQFTATPVGGKDTLVSKALPDGKTIELFKSTGFGGGKAILAAVDSAGNIATDTLEIAFEGKPSTRIKGAALKVMNNGSNGYRVGQQVVIELQTPVRIAGKTPVKLMADSVVVEELQHPEQVSLDRTNTELRFALPSISSNIRQLTVVLDSTAIQPLEGTALSFPPLQLAIAEGKGSTGSLSGNIDTDYTSYTLQLLNKEYKVVEERSAGKTFRFRNIAPGTYYIRVLIDENNNGKWEKADPEFKVQPEPVYMHPATIEVRANWEVEDLDLEF from the coding sequence ATGAAGCTATTAAGAGCATTTATCGCAGCAGCCATGGCAACAGGCATGGCCGCCTGCGCCACACAGAGCCCGCCGGAAGGGGGGCCACGGGACCAGACACCGCCGAAACTAGTAAGCAGCAACCCGAAGGACCAGCAACTCAATGTTGATACCCGCACCATCACGCTGGAGTTTGACGAAGAGGTTCAGCAAAATACATTAAATAAGGAACTCCTCATCACCCCCAATGTCAACAACCCCTACAAGGTGATCCCGAACAGAAACGTGTTGACGCTGGAGTTCGAGAAGCCGCTGGAGGACAGCACGACCTATACCTTTAACTTCAGGGAGGGCATAACGGACATTACGGAAAAGAACAAGGCCCAGGGGCTGCGGCTCTCCTTCAGCACCGGCTCATACATAGACTCCAGCCGCGTGAGCGGAACGGTGGTAGACCTGATGAAGCAAACGCCGGAGAAGGAGGCACTCGTGCTGCTCTACCAGGCAGGAGATACCATGAGCGTGCGCAAGAACAGGCCTTATTACCTCACATCGGCAGATGCCCAAGGCAACTTCATAATGGAAAATGTGAAGGAGGGCAGCTACCGTATGTATGCACTGATAGATAAGAACAGCAACAGCTACTATGACTCGGAAGAGGAGCGGATAGCCTACCTGGCCCAGCCTATCACCATCACACCCAACACGGATACCGTAAAACTGCAGACGGTTCGAATCGATACGAAAAAACCTATACTCCTGAGCCGTGGTCGCTTTAACGATAGATTCGTGGCAGGCTATAATGAGGGGATACAGCAGTTCACCGCTACACCCGTGGGAGGTAAAGATACGCTGGTGAGCAAGGCGCTACCGGATGGAAAGACAATAGAGTTGTTTAAATCGACAGGTTTTGGGGGTGGAAAAGCCATACTTGCCGCTGTTGATTCCGCGGGCAATATCGCCACAGACACACTGGAAATAGCGTTTGAGGGGAAACCATCCACACGCATAAAAGGGGCTGCGCTGAAAGTTATGAACAACGGGAGTAACGGCTACAGGGTAGGGCAGCAGGTAGTAATAGAGCTGCAGACGCCGGTTCGCATTGCCGGTAAAACACCGGTAAAATTGATGGCCGATAGCGTGGTGGTAGAGGAATTGCAACATCCGGAGCAGGTAAGCCTGGACAGGACAAACACAGAACTGCGCTTCGCGCTGCCAAGCATCAGCAGCAACATCAGGCAGCTGACAGTAGTACTTGACAGCACAGCCATACAGCCGCTGGAGGGCACGGCGCTCTCGTTCCCACCATTGCAACTGGCCATAGCAGAAGGGAAAGGATCCACGGGAAGCCTAAGCGGAAACATCGACACGGATTATACTTCCTATACCCTGCAGTTGCTAAACAAGGAGTATAAAGTAGTGGAGGAACGCAGCGCAGGCAAGACCTTCCGGTTTAGGAACATCGCACCGGGCACCTATTATATACGCGTGCTAATTGACGAGAACAACAACGGCAAGTGGGAGAAGGCGGACCCGGAATTTAAAGTACAGCCGGAACCGGTATACATGCACCCTGCCACCATAGAGGTAAGGGCAAACTGGGAAGTGGAAGACCTGGACCTGGAGTTCTAA
- a CDS encoding cation:proton antiporter: MLLNVDLSLPFHEPILIFTLVLLIILVVPILLKKFSIPGIVGLILAGVILGPNGFHILERDASIVLFGTVGLLYIMFQAGLEIDMIDFKRYKIRSIVFGTFTFLIPISVGTAVFLYLHDYDMKPAILLASMFAPHTLLAYPIISRLGLSKNEAVTITIGGTLITDTAVLFVLAIIINSTHGETNVGFWVWMVIKMMVFVAVVLWVFPKIAKWMFKQLESEKGAQYIFVLTVIFAAAFLSELAGMEAIIGAFLAGLALNPLIPHTSPLMNRVEFVGNNIFVPFFLISTGMLVDLKVLFTDTNAMLIAATIVVLSPLTKYAAAFLTQKIFGFSVLQRNLIFGLSSAHAAATLAVVLAGYEIGLIGESALNGAVVLILTSSMVSSLTTEKVGKKLAIFESRRKPDISQKPDRILVPIGNPKTIEQLIDLSIMLKNPAHKAPIFPLAVVIDNEHAEEEIFKKNKMLQEAITHASATDNDVQLVSKIDVNVSSGILRAIKELMITEVVLGWNAKITTRDRIFGSVLDNLLENTDEMILVCKIIQPLNTTGRLMVIVPTNAELERGFLRWIRAVKLLSTQLGAPIVFRSRRRTLNKLKKAVSSSKPAVEASYQEYTSMKDIAGMKSELQKDDMVVVISARKKTISYNSNMDYVPRVLSRDYKDNSFIVIYPEQYSEHQTVPVKQTTQAYEEPDGKSV; the protein is encoded by the coding sequence ATGCTTTTAAATGTAGACCTCTCACTCCCGTTCCACGAGCCAATACTCATATTCACGCTGGTGCTTCTGATCATATTGGTGGTGCCGATACTGCTGAAGAAGTTTAGTATACCAGGCATCGTCGGACTGATATTGGCAGGGGTAATCCTGGGGCCAAACGGATTTCATATACTGGAGAGGGATGCAAGCATCGTTTTATTCGGAACGGTAGGCTTACTGTACATCATGTTCCAGGCAGGCCTGGAAATAGACATGATAGATTTCAAAAGGTATAAAATACGGAGTATCGTGTTTGGTACCTTCACCTTCCTGATACCCATTTCTGTCGGTACGGCCGTTTTCCTATACCTGCACGATTACGATATGAAACCGGCCATACTACTGGCAAGTATGTTTGCACCGCACACCCTGCTGGCATACCCGATCATCAGCCGGCTGGGCCTTAGCAAAAACGAGGCGGTAACGATCACCATAGGCGGAACACTGATCACAGACACAGCTGTACTCTTTGTGCTGGCCATCATCATCAATTCAACGCATGGCGAAACCAACGTAGGCTTCTGGGTTTGGATGGTCATCAAAATGATGGTCTTTGTGGCTGTGGTGCTGTGGGTGTTCCCCAAAATAGCCAAGTGGATGTTCAAGCAGTTGGAGAGCGAAAAGGGAGCACAGTACATCTTTGTACTTACCGTTATCTTCGCCGCGGCTTTCTTATCAGAACTGGCAGGTATGGAAGCCATCATTGGGGCGTTCCTGGCAGGCCTGGCGCTCAATCCACTTATACCGCATACCTCGCCCCTGATGAACAGGGTAGAGTTTGTAGGAAATAACATCTTTGTACCGTTCTTCCTGATCAGCACCGGCATGCTGGTAGACCTGAAGGTACTCTTCACGGATACCAACGCCATGCTGATAGCGGCGACAATCGTAGTGCTCTCACCGCTCACCAAGTATGCCGCTGCATTCTTGACACAAAAAATATTTGGGTTCAGCGTGCTACAGCGTAACCTGATATTTGGCCTGAGCAGTGCACACGCAGCAGCAACACTGGCCGTAGTACTGGCAGGCTATGAGATAGGCTTGATTGGGGAGAGTGCCCTGAACGGCGCGGTTGTTTTGATCCTGACGTCAAGTATGGTGAGCTCCCTGACGACCGAAAAGGTAGGTAAGAAGTTGGCCATTTTCGAGAGCAGAAGAAAGCCGGACATCAGCCAGAAGCCCGATAGGATTCTGGTGCCGATCGGAAATCCGAAAACGATAGAGCAATTGATTGACCTATCGATCATGTTGAAGAATCCGGCGCATAAGGCCCCAATATTTCCGCTGGCTGTGGTGATAGACAACGAGCATGCCGAGGAAGAGATATTCAAGAAGAACAAGATGCTGCAGGAGGCCATCACACATGCCTCGGCCACAGACAATGATGTGCAGCTGGTATCCAAGATAGATGTAAACGTATCAAGCGGTATACTCCGGGCCATTAAGGAGCTCATGATAACGGAGGTGGTGCTGGGATGGAACGCCAAAATAACAACCCGCGATAGGATCTTTGGATCGGTGCTGGATAACCTCCTCGAGAACACAGACGAGATGATCCTGGTTTGCAAGATCATACAGCCTCTGAACACTACAGGAAGGCTGATGGTGATCGTGCCAACAAATGCGGAATTGGAGAGAGGGTTCCTACGATGGATCAGAGCAGTGAAACTGCTGTCGACGCAACTGGGAGCCCCCATCGTCTTCCGGTCCCGAAGAAGAACGCTGAACAAGCTTAAAAAAGCAGTAAGCAGCAGTAAGCCGGCCGTGGAAGCAAGCTACCAGGAGTACACGAGTATGAAAGACATTGCCGGTATGAAGTCGGAGCTGCAGAAGGACGACATGGTGGTCGTGATCTCAGCCAGAAAAAAAACCATCTCCTACAACAGCAATATGGATTACGTTCCGCGCGTGCTGTCGAGAGACTATAAAGACAACAGCTTTATCGTGATATACCCTGAGCAGTACTCAGAGCACCAAACTGTACCTGTTAAGCAGACGACGCAGGCTTATGAAGAACCAGACGGGAAAAGCGTTTAA
- a CDS encoding DUF4385 domain-containing protein, whose amino-acid sequence MKNQTGKAFNYSLDFDKTDFRKHPELYRVGKGEQGVLLVEPYKSEILPHWRFKNPEVARESSEKIYTLFLEYLQQNDFVGADMARKFLQMGYTRSRRYANHRSGQKYKGPVPDDKKGQSGAHGRPQLPLEPDPVKAESAAIFKEKWDLAKGNGKYRQLMLEFKSLHE is encoded by the coding sequence ATGAAGAACCAGACGGGAAAAGCGTTTAACTACAGCCTGGATTTCGATAAAACAGATTTCAGGAAGCATCCGGAGCTATACCGGGTAGGAAAGGGAGAGCAGGGCGTATTGCTGGTGGAGCCCTACAAGTCCGAGATTCTGCCGCACTGGCGTTTTAAAAATCCGGAAGTGGCGCGGGAGTCGTCGGAGAAGATATATACGTTGTTTCTGGAGTACCTGCAGCAAAATGATTTCGTAGGCGCAGACATGGCCCGCAAGTTCCTGCAGATGGGCTATACCCGCAGCAGGCGCTACGCCAACCACCGCAGCGGCCAGAAGTATAAAGGCCCGGTGCCGGACGATAAAAAAGGGCAGAGCGGCGCCCACGGCCGGCCGCAACTCCCCCTGGAGCCAGACCCGGTGAAAGCCGAATCTGCGGCCATATTTAAGGAGAAGTGGGATTTGGCGAAGGGGAACGGGAAGTATAGGCAGCTGATGCTAGAGTTCAAAAGCCTGCACGAATAG
- a CDS encoding glycine--tRNA ligase: protein MATQEKTPVENAQLKDIISHAKEYGFIFPSSEIYDGLQAVYDYGQMGVELKNNIKNLWWKSMTQLNQNVVGLDAAIFMHPQVWKASGHVDSFNDPMIDNKDSKKRYRADVLLEEKAALYEKDGHYEKASELLVEMGKLLGAEDLDGVRELIIREDIKCPVSGTTNWTEVRQFNLMFSTQVGSVAEDSQTIYLRPETAQGIFVNFLNVQKTGRMKVPFGIAQIGKAFRNEIVARQFIFRMREFEQMEMQFFVRPGTEMEWYEQWRDTRRKWHEAIGVPTDKLRFHNHEKLAHYANAALDIEFEFPFGFKEVEGIHSRTDFDLTQHQELSRKKLQYFDNDLNEEGKPYGNYVPYVIETSVGADRLFLMVLCSAYTDEEITEGDSSKNRTFLKLHPALAPVKAAILPLTKKDGLPEKATEIFEALKYDFNLIYEERDSIGKRYTRQDLIGTPFCIAVDHQTLEDDTVTVRDRDSREQVRMPISELQAYISKAVSYKSIFEKLA, encoded by the coding sequence ATGGCGACACAAGAAAAAACACCTGTAGAAAACGCTCAGTTAAAAGATATCATCTCGCACGCGAAGGAGTATGGCTTTATATTCCCGTCCAGCGAGATTTATGATGGCCTGCAAGCCGTTTACGATTACGGCCAGATGGGCGTAGAGCTGAAGAATAACATCAAGAACCTGTGGTGGAAGAGCATGACCCAGCTGAACCAGAACGTGGTAGGTCTGGACGCAGCCATCTTCATGCACCCACAGGTCTGGAAGGCCTCCGGCCACGTAGACAGCTTTAACGACCCGATGATCGACAACAAGGACTCGAAGAAACGCTACCGTGCCGATGTGCTACTAGAGGAGAAAGCTGCCCTGTACGAGAAAGACGGCCACTACGAGAAAGCCAGCGAGCTTTTGGTGGAAATGGGCAAGCTGCTGGGTGCTGAGGACCTGGACGGTGTGCGTGAGCTCATCATCCGAGAAGATATTAAATGCCCTGTCTCCGGCACCACCAACTGGACGGAAGTACGTCAGTTTAACCTGATGTTCTCGACCCAGGTTGGATCTGTCGCCGAGGATTCCCAGACGATTTACCTGCGCCCGGAAACCGCCCAGGGTATCTTTGTGAACTTCCTGAACGTGCAGAAGACCGGCCGCATGAAGGTGCCTTTCGGTATTGCGCAGATCGGCAAGGCCTTCCGGAACGAGATCGTGGCGCGTCAGTTCATCTTCCGCATGCGTGAGTTTGAGCAGATGGAGATGCAGTTCTTCGTGCGCCCTGGCACTGAGATGGAGTGGTACGAGCAGTGGAGAGACACCCGCCGCAAGTGGCACGAGGCCATCGGGGTGCCAACCGACAAGCTGCGCTTCCACAACCACGAGAAGCTGGCCCACTACGCCAATGCCGCTCTGGACATCGAGTTCGAGTTCCCGTTCGGTTTCAAGGAGGTGGAGGGTATCCACTCCCGCACCGACTTCGACCTGACGCAGCACCAGGAGCTGAGCCGCAAAAAACTGCAGTACTTCGACAACGACCTGAACGAGGAAGGCAAACCCTACGGCAACTACGTGCCCTACGTGATCGAAACCTCCGTGGGCGCCGACCGCCTGTTCCTGATGGTGCTGTGCAGCGCTTATACCGATGAGGAGATCACCGAGGGCGACAGCTCCAAGAACCGCACCTTCCTGAAGCTGCATCCGGCACTGGCGCCGGTGAAGGCCGCCATACTTCCGCTGACCAAAAAAGACGGTCTTCCGGAGAAGGCAACGGAGATTTTCGAAGCCCTGAAGTATGATTTCAACCTGATCTACGAGGAGCGCGACAGCATCGGGAAACGCTACACCCGGCAGGACCTGATCGGAACGCCGTTCTGTATCGCCGTAGATCACCAGACCCTGGAGGACGACACCGTAACCGTGCGCGACCGCGACAGCCGCGAGCAGGTGCGTATGCCGATCAGCGAATTGCAGGCTTACATTAGCAAAGCCGTTAGCTACAAGAGCATTTTCGAGAAGCTGGCATAA
- a CDS encoding CsbD family protein, whose product MRETEYRARGNWNELKGKMKQEYGDLTDDDLTYEEGRQDEWLGRMQQKIGKTKHEIKEWIDRM is encoded by the coding sequence ATGAGAGAAACAGAATACAGAGCCCGTGGCAACTGGAACGAGCTAAAGGGCAAAATGAAGCAGGAGTATGGGGACTTAACCGACGATGACCTAACGTATGAAGAAGGCAGGCAGGACGAGTGGCTGGGCCGGATGCAGCAAAAAATAGGCAAGACCAAGCACGAGATAAAGGAGTGGATAGACCGCATGTAG